The following are encoded in a window of Geobacter metallireducens GS-15 genomic DNA:
- a CDS encoding O-acetylhomoserine aminocarboxypropyltransferase/cysteine synthase family protein — MSSSWKIETQAIQGGYTPKAGDPRVVTICQSTTFKYDNADHVTKLFDLEEPGFFYTRLGNPTTDAFEQKLAMMEGGVGALATSAGQAATTLSIFNICQAGQHFVTASTLYGGTYNLFACTLPKMGIEVSFVDPEAPADEILAAFRPNTKALFAETIGNPGLNVLDFAKFSAIAQEKGVPLIIDSTFATPYLCRPFEHGANVVVHSATKYIDGLATSVGGVIVDGGNFDWGNGRFPELTEPDSSYHGLQYVKTFGNLAYIIKARVQLMRDIGTTPSPFNSFLFTNGLQTLPLRMQRHSDNALALAQFLESHPSVSWVKYPGLSSHASHDRAQKYLPQGCSGVLTFGIKGGTEAGKKFMEACRLVALVVHVGDARSCVLHPASTTHRQLTAEQQTASGVTPDLIRLSVGIEHIDDIIADVDQALAASQK; from the coding sequence ATGAGCAGTTCGTGGAAGATCGAGACCCAGGCCATCCAGGGGGGATACACCCCCAAGGCGGGCGACCCCCGCGTCGTCACCATCTGCCAGAGCACCACCTTCAAGTACGACAATGCCGACCACGTGACGAAGCTCTTCGACCTGGAAGAGCCCGGCTTTTTCTATACCCGCCTGGGCAACCCCACCACCGACGCCTTCGAGCAGAAGCTGGCCATGATGGAGGGGGGAGTCGGGGCCCTGGCCACCTCCGCCGGCCAGGCGGCCACAACCCTTTCCATCTTCAACATTTGCCAGGCGGGCCAGCACTTCGTGACCGCCAGCACCCTCTATGGCGGCACCTACAACCTCTTCGCCTGCACCCTCCCCAAGATGGGGATCGAAGTGTCCTTCGTGGACCCGGAGGCCCCGGCCGACGAGATCCTCGCCGCCTTCCGCCCCAACACCAAGGCCCTCTTCGCCGAGACCATCGGCAACCCCGGCCTGAACGTCCTGGACTTCGCCAAATTCAGCGCCATCGCCCAGGAGAAGGGGGTGCCACTCATCATCGACAGCACCTTCGCCACTCCCTACCTCTGCCGCCCCTTCGAGCACGGGGCCAACGTGGTGGTCCACTCGGCCACGAAATACATCGACGGTCTCGCCACCAGCGTCGGCGGCGTCATCGTGGACGGGGGGAACTTCGACTGGGGGAACGGCCGCTTCCCTGAGCTGACCGAGCCCGACTCCTCCTACCATGGCCTCCAGTACGTGAAGACCTTCGGGAACCTGGCTTACATCATCAAGGCCCGGGTCCAGCTCATGCGCGACATCGGCACCACGCCGAGCCCCTTCAACTCATTCCTCTTCACCAACGGCCTCCAGACCCTGCCGCTCCGGATGCAGCGCCACAGCGACAACGCCCTGGCCCTGGCCCAGTTCCTGGAAAGCCACCCATCGGTCAGTTGGGTCAAGTACCCCGGTCTCTCAAGCCACGCCAGCCACGACCGGGCGCAAAAGTACCTGCCGCAAGGATGCAGCGGCGTCCTCACCTTCGGCATCAAGGGGGGCACCGAGGCCGGCAAGAAGTTCATGGAGGCGTGCCGGCTCGTGGCCCTCGTGGTCCACGTGGGGGACGCCCGCAGCTGCGTCCTTCACCCGGCCAGTACCACCCACCGCCAGCTAACCGCCGAGCAGCAGACCGCCTCCGGTGTCACGCCGGACCTGATCCGCCTCTCCGTCGGCATCGAGCACATCGACGACATCATCGCCGACGTGGACCAGGCCCTGGCTGCAAGCCAGAAGTAG
- a CDS encoding pyruvate carboxylase: MEKRKFRKVMAANRGEIAIRIFRACTELGISTVAIYSEEDKLSLHRYKADEAYLVGKGKNPIDAYLGIDEIIAIAKKYDVDAIHPGYGFLSENAEFAEKCEASGIAFIGPTAEMQRALGDKVSARKVAMAAGVTTVPGTEDPIEHEEEALIFAKNYGYPIIIKAAAGGGGRGMRVARTKKELLEGLVAARSEAKAAFGNPAVFLERYIENPKHIEVQVLGDMHGNLVHFFERDCSIQRRHQKVVEFAPALCLSQETREAICAAALKIAGQVGYRNAGTVEFLLDQEGNFFFIEMNPRIQVEHTVTEMITGRNLVQAQILVAEGKKLSDAPINIPNQEAIAMRGYAIQCRITTEDPNNNFAPDFGTITTYRSSAGFGVRLDAGNAFTGSVITPHYDSLLVKVTSWGLTFDEAAHIMNRSLQEFRVRGVKTNIGFLENVITHRVFLDGKCDTSFIEKHSELLQIIEKKDRATKVLSFLGDVIVNGSPGITKPLKSAELMEAHVPEVDLTQPRPAGSRDLLMKLGAEGLSKWILEQKKLLITDTTMRDAHQSNLATRVRTYDLLKIAEPTSYLGAGLFSIECWGGATFDVSMRFLKEDPWQRLHKLSEAIPNVLFQMLLRGSNAVGYTNYPDNVVQRFVEEAASSGIDIFRVFDSLNWTRGMAVAMEAVRKSGKICEAAICYTGDITDPTRDKYPLEYYVNMAKELEQMGAHILAIKDMAGLLKPFAAYKLVKALKENIGIPVHLHTHDTSSNGSATLLMACQAGVDIVDAALSSLSGLTAQPNLNALVAALKGTEWDTRLDEDGLQKLANYWETVRDYYAPFESGLKNGTAEVYHHEIPGGQYSNYKPQVAGLGLLDRWEECKEMYHKVNLLFGDIVKVTPSSKVVGDMAMFLVKNNLDVQDVFTQGDELAFPESVIGMFKGMLGQPYQGWPRELQKIILKGDEPITCRPGELLEPANFDEERDKVEEKVGHAVDDKALMSYIMYPHVYPEFHKHRHEYSDTSVIPTPIFFYGLEPGQETSIEIEAGKTLIIKLNAIGKVHPDGTRHIFFELNGNARSVVVRDQSVQTDESVREKADKGNAKHVGAPMPGKVLKLNVKVGDEVKAGDVLMVTEAMKMETNIKAKEDGIVAEVKFKEGDKVEKEDLLIVMG; this comes from the coding sequence ATGGAGAAGAGAAAGTTCAGGAAGGTAATGGCCGCCAACCGCGGCGAGATTGCGATTCGTATTTTCCGGGCCTGCACGGAGCTCGGGATCAGCACCGTTGCCATATACTCGGAGGAGGATAAGCTGTCGCTCCACCGTTACAAGGCCGACGAGGCATATCTGGTGGGGAAGGGGAAGAATCCCATCGACGCCTATCTTGGTATCGACGAGATCATCGCCATCGCCAAGAAGTATGACGTGGACGCCATCCATCCCGGCTACGGCTTCCTCTCGGAGAACGCCGAGTTCGCCGAGAAGTGCGAAGCGTCGGGGATCGCCTTCATCGGCCCCACGGCCGAGATGCAGCGTGCCCTGGGGGACAAGGTGTCGGCCCGCAAGGTGGCCATGGCCGCCGGCGTCACCACCGTCCCCGGCACCGAGGACCCCATCGAGCACGAGGAAGAGGCCCTCATCTTCGCCAAGAACTACGGCTACCCCATCATCATCAAGGCGGCGGCCGGTGGCGGCGGGCGCGGCATGCGGGTGGCCCGGACCAAGAAGGAGCTCCTCGAAGGGCTCGTGGCGGCCCGCAGCGAGGCCAAGGCGGCCTTCGGCAACCCAGCGGTCTTCCTGGAGCGCTACATTGAGAATCCGAAGCATATCGAGGTGCAGGTCCTGGGCGACATGCACGGCAACCTGGTCCACTTCTTCGAGCGGGACTGCTCCATCCAGCGCCGCCACCAGAAGGTGGTGGAATTCGCCCCGGCCCTCTGCCTGAGCCAGGAGACCCGCGAGGCGATCTGCGCCGCGGCCCTCAAGATCGCCGGCCAGGTGGGATACCGCAATGCCGGTACTGTCGAGTTCCTCCTGGACCAGGAGGGGAACTTCTTCTTCATCGAGATGAACCCCCGTATCCAGGTGGAGCACACGGTGACCGAAATGATCACCGGCCGCAACCTGGTCCAGGCCCAGATCCTCGTGGCCGAGGGGAAAAAACTCTCCGATGCCCCCATCAACATCCCCAACCAGGAAGCCATCGCCATGCGGGGGTACGCCATCCAGTGCCGGATCACCACCGAGGACCCGAACAACAACTTCGCCCCGGACTTCGGCACCATCACCACCTATCGCTCCTCGGCGGGTTTTGGAGTGCGGCTCGACGCCGGCAACGCCTTTACCGGTTCGGTGATCACTCCCCACTATGACTCGCTCCTCGTGAAGGTCACCTCCTGGGGGCTCACCTTCGACGAAGCAGCCCACATCATGAACCGCTCGCTCCAGGAATTCCGGGTCCGGGGGGTCAAGACCAACATCGGCTTCCTGGAGAACGTCATCACCCACCGGGTCTTCCTCGACGGCAAGTGTGATACCTCCTTCATCGAGAAACACTCGGAACTGCTGCAGATTATCGAGAAGAAGGACCGGGCCACGAAGGTTCTCAGCTTCCTCGGTGACGTCATCGTCAACGGTTCGCCGGGAATCACGAAGCCCCTCAAGTCGGCGGAGCTCATGGAGGCCCATGTGCCGGAGGTGGATCTCACCCAGCCCCGCCCCGCCGGGAGCCGCGACCTCCTCATGAAGCTCGGGGCCGAAGGGCTCTCCAAGTGGATCCTTGAGCAGAAGAAGCTTCTCATCACCGACACCACCATGCGTGACGCCCACCAGTCGAACCTAGCCACCCGGGTCCGCACCTATGATCTCCTGAAGATTGCCGAGCCCACTTCCTATCTCGGTGCCGGGCTTTTCTCCATCGAGTGCTGGGGGGGCGCCACCTTCGACGTCTCCATGCGCTTCCTGAAGGAAGACCCGTGGCAGCGGCTCCACAAGCTCTCGGAAGCGATCCCCAACGTTCTCTTCCAGATGCTCCTGCGGGGCTCCAACGCCGTGGGGTACACCAACTACCCGGACAACGTGGTGCAGCGCTTCGTGGAGGAGGCGGCCTCCTCCGGCATAGACATCTTCCGGGTCTTCGACTCCCTCAACTGGACCCGCGGCATGGCCGTAGCCATGGAGGCGGTCCGCAAGAGCGGCAAGATCTGCGAGGCGGCCATCTGCTACACCGGCGACATCACCGATCCGACCCGGGACAAGTATCCCCTGGAATACTACGTGAACATGGCCAAGGAACTGGAGCAGATGGGGGCCCACATCCTCGCCATCAAGGACATGGCTGGCCTCCTGAAGCCCTTCGCCGCCTACAAACTGGTGAAGGCCCTCAAGGAGAACATCGGCATCCCGGTCCACCTCCATACTCACGACACCTCCTCCAATGGGAGCGCCACGCTCCTCATGGCCTGCCAGGCAGGGGTCGACATCGTCGACGCGGCCCTGTCGTCCCTGTCGGGGCTCACGGCCCAACCGAACCTGAACGCCTTGGTGGCGGCCCTGAAGGGGACCGAGTGGGACACCCGGCTGGATGAGGACGGGCTCCAGAAACTGGCCAACTACTGGGAGACGGTGCGCGACTACTACGCCCCCTTCGAGTCAGGGCTCAAGAACGGCACCGCCGAGGTCTACCACCACGAGATTCCCGGCGGCCAGTACTCCAACTACAAGCCCCAGGTGGCCGGCCTCGGCCTCCTGGATCGCTGGGAGGAGTGCAAGGAGATGTACCACAAGGTGAACCTCCTCTTCGGCGACATCGTGAAGGTCACGCCGTCCTCCAAGGTGGTGGGGGATATGGCCATGTTCCTCGTGAAGAACAACCTGGATGTACAGGATGTCTTTACACAGGGTGATGAGCTTGCCTTCCCCGAGTCGGTCATCGGGATGTTCAAGGGGATGCTGGGCCAGCCTTACCAGGGATGGCCCCGGGAACTCCAGAAGATCATCCTGAAGGGAGATGAGCCCATCACCTGCCGCCCCGGCGAACTCCTGGAGCCGGCCAATTTCGACGAGGAGCGGGACAAGGTGGAGGAGAAGGTCGGCCACGCCGTGGACGACAAGGCGCTCATGAGCTACATCATGTACCCCCACGTCTACCCGGAGTTCCACAAGCACCGCCATGAGTACTCCGACACCTCGGTCATCCCGACCCCCATCTTCTTCTACGGCCTGGAGCCGGGGCAGGAGACCTCCATCGAGATCGAGGCGGGCAAGACCCTCATCATCAAGCTGAACGCCATCGGCAAGGTCCACCCCGACGGCACCCGGCACATCTTCTTCGAGCTGAACGGCAATGCCCGGAGCGTGGTGGTACGCGACCAGTCGGTTCAGACCGACGAGTCGGTGCGCGAGAAGGCCGACAAGGGGAACGCCAAGCACGTGGGGGCGCCGATGCCGGGGAAGGTCCTGAAGCTCAACGTCAAGGTGGGCGACGAGGTCAAGGCCGGCGATGTCCTCATGGTCACCGAGGCCATGAAGATGGAGACCAACATCAAAGCCAAGGAGGACGGCATCGTCGCCGAGGTGAAGTTCAAGGAAGGCGACAAGGTGGAGAAGGAGGATCTTCTCATCGTTATGGGGTAA
- a CDS encoding SagB/ThcOx family dehydrogenase: MTNVSRMVAGGALCLFLAIPLATFADGAKVTQLEPPRKEGGVPLMDALRERKSVREFSGEALSPRQLSDLLWAAFGINRPEKGGRTAPSAMNRQEIDVYVATSDGLYLYDARGHRLIQEGTRDIRALTGRQPFVAEAPVNLIYVADYGQMGEASLEEKAFYAAADAGAISQNVYLFCASEGLATVARASIDSPALAKAMGLRNEQRIVLAQSVGVPKVKAGVTKPSKHLTPPEQIWSTPARLADPPTSGAPEDAVTLPKKSSEHPRNPLGQPKLTIEKPTEY; this comes from the coding sequence ATGACGAACGTTTCACGGATGGTGGCGGGAGGAGCCCTCTGTCTATTCCTGGCGATTCCGCTGGCGACCTTTGCCGACGGAGCGAAGGTGACGCAGTTGGAGCCCCCCCGTAAGGAGGGAGGTGTGCCCCTCATGGATGCCCTGCGGGAGCGCAAGAGCGTGCGGGAGTTCAGTGGAGAAGCTCTTTCTCCACGCCAACTTTCGGACCTTCTCTGGGCCGCTTTCGGTATCAATCGCCCTGAGAAGGGTGGGCGCACCGCCCCCTCTGCCATGAATCGGCAGGAGATCGACGTTTACGTGGCCACCTCCGATGGCCTCTATCTCTACGACGCCCGGGGGCACCGGCTGATCCAGGAGGGGACCAGGGATATCAGGGCGCTGACCGGCCGGCAGCCCTTTGTGGCAGAAGCCCCGGTAAATCTCATCTACGTGGCCGATTATGGTCAGATGGGAGAGGCCTCCCTGGAGGAGAAGGCCTTTTATGCAGCCGCCGATGCCGGCGCCATCAGCCAGAACGTCTATCTCTTCTGCGCCTCCGAGGGGCTTGCCACCGTGGCGCGGGCATCCATTGATTCCCCGGCCCTGGCAAAGGCCATGGGGCTGCGCAACGAGCAGCGGATCGTCCTTGCGCAGTCGGTGGGGGTGCCGAAGGTGAAGGCCGGCGTTACGAAACCCTCGAAGCATCTCACCCCTCCGGAGCAGATCTGGTCGACTCCTGCCCGGCTCGCAGACCCTCCCACATCGGGAGCCCCTGAGGATGCGGTGACGTTGCCGAAAAAGTCGTCCGAGCATCCGCGCAATCCCCTCGGTCAGCCGAAGCTGACGATCGAGAAGCCCACGGAATACTGA